One stretch of Armigeres subalbatus isolate Guangzhou_Male chromosome 2, GZ_Asu_2, whole genome shotgun sequence DNA includes these proteins:
- the LOC134209765 gene encoding uncharacterized protein LOC134209765 — MEQLREVLDGESYKLLTDNKVTDRSLMLLADSDLVTIGITAIGPRKIILAAIEKLYAIQSHSQSRSDDIDDTAHELNTERTGKQDLRAKLVEDAAFRNVVYNQLDQNIIPKVKHLHTMVQCTE, encoded by the exons ATGGAACAATTACGGGAAGTGTTGGACGGCGAAAGCTACAAACTTTTAACAG ATAACAAAGTAACCGATCGTTCACTCATGTTGCTGGCCGACAGTGATTTGGTGACAATCGGAATTACTGCTATAGGGCCTCGGAAGATAATTCTGGCCGCTATCGAAAAGTTGTATGCCATCCAATCGCACTCACAATCTCGTTCTGATGACATTGATGACACAGCTCACGAGCTGAATACCGAACGAACCGGTAAACAG GATCTGAGAGCAAAACTTGTCGAGGATGCTGCGTTCCGAAATGTTGTTTACAATCAGCTGGACCAGAACATTATCCCGAAAGTAAAACACTTACATacaatggtccaatgcaccgaatga